GGTCCAGGCTCCTCAATACCCCAGGGTGGGCTGGGCTTCCACCAGCTACATGCCAGTATCTTAACTTCCTCCCCGATAAAACCAGGGATCAGGCTGCTCCATCTCTGAATAAAGGCCTTTCTCATTGACACGACCTATATGTACCTAGCAAGCATTGCTAGGTCTGTCCTATGGTGCTGTACCAAGTGGCCAGCCAAAAGCCTTGGCAAGCCCTGGGCACAAATGAACCACTTTCTATAGCCAGGAATGCCACCAGGGAGATAGTTCTAGTGTGGGCAGAAAAAGGGGGTCCTCGTTTCTCCACTGGCCCCAATCTGTCGGGGAGGGGGAAAGAGTCATTGCCTCCTCTCTCTGCTATCCTTGTTGTTGACCAGCTCTTCTGACTATTCTCCAGAAGGCGAGTGGACCTGCACCTCCTCCCTCTGCAGAGGCCAGGCTCGGAGCTAGACCCAATCTGCCATCCGCATCAGGAGGCCCTCTCCAGTCCTCGGAGTAGGAGGGCCCCGAACAGGCACCATGGTCTTGATCTCCCAGCGACATACAGGGCACTTTGCAGAGTCCCTGAAGACCCTCCAGGCGCAGTAGCTGCAGAAGTGTGTGTGGCCACAGGGAATCAGGCAGGTGTTGGCAGCATGGTGGAAGCAGATGATGCACCCCTCCCCTGCTGTGGCTGGAAAAGGGGACAACACCAGTTGGGGCACATGGGGGCAAACAGCAAGCAGCCTACCCACGCTATAACTTAGGGCAGAGAACCACACAGTCCTATTCTGAAGATTAcctcatgagaaaatgctctcaacataatcaaatgaaaaaaacctgggggggggggggggccgcttgggtggtcagtcggttaagtgtctgcctttggatcaggttgtgatcccagggtcctgagattgaagcactgagctccctgctcagcggggagtctgcttttccctctgcccctcctgctccctctcctcctgttcCTTTTCCCCaaacctctctcaaataaatgaaatctaaaacaaacaaacaaacaaaaaagaaaacaactgggAAGAAAGCCATAATGTACGTACAAAAGTTCaactttgaaaaaaggaaaacagagcacAATTTCCCATAGAAATATGACTACAAAATAGTAGGAGAAAATCCACCTAAGAGGTCAcgggtgatttttcttttttttttttttaacttccatatatattctttaatatttattttatttctgtttggcaaattttttattatgaacatGGACTGCTTTTTAAAGCAGGGACAAAATCACATTATTTGTTCATGAATGTGCTCTTGTAATTTGTAAAGTTAGTGAATGTTCTAGAAGGCAGAGCTGTTAAGTTGCTTTTAGGTTTCCCATAGGCAGCACCCAATCTTTTGACGTAAAGCCTGCGGGAGACATTGTGAGACTTGGAAAGACTTTAGTGACCTTCCAGAGCTGGGGCCTCCCCTGGTGCCTCTggtgctggagtcctggggagtCCCTGGTGCTGGGGGAAGCCACTCACCTTCAGGCTGCAGAGTCTCATCACCAACGGCCCGTGGCATGGTTGAGGGGAAGGCACTGGCTGTGGGAtctgaggcagagagggagactTAGGGCCCAGGGAAAGCAAAGCCAGGGTGCTCCCACAGTCCCTTCCCAGCTCTTGAGGTAACTGCATGGGCTTTCTTTCCTGGGTTACAGTGCTGGAGCTCCCCACTGATCTTACCGCCCCAACCATCCCCTCCCCAGTTTAACCCAGCAGAGACTTTGTGAGGCTGTAGATCCTTTTTTCTAAACCACCCCACCCTTCTTTTAGACACCTCCTCTTTGCCCTATTATCACTGCCTGACTGGAGAACCTCAGCCTTACCTGCCTTCCTAAACCCAGATGTGCACTAAAATCCCCCAGGTGGTGGGGAAAACAGGTGCTTGGGCCCACGCCAGACCAACCAAAacaggtgtgtggggggaggggggcggtgagACCTCAGCAGCTGTGACAAGTGATTTTAAAAACGGAGGAGAGAATGGACTGCTTGTATAGGTCGTGGAGGAGCACAGGAACCCCAATATTTCCTTTTATGGGTGTTTCCTGTATCCACTCTCCCTGAAATCCACTCTCCTTTCAGGTGGCTAGACGGAGGGTTCCTGTTTCCCTACCCATTGACGGAATGGCTCACTTTACCCCCACTGCACAACCAGTCTTCCTGTGCACCTCTAACCCTCACACTTATGTTCCCTTTGCTTGCCACCCTTGACTCTTGTGAACTACTTAGGGGCAAAACCTGGTCCCCAATCTCTCCCTTTGTGAAACCCCCCTTTAACGGATGTTTGGAATGCTAGTCATATCTTAGCGTTCTCTAGGGACAAGGCTGCTCTCCCTTTGACTGGGTCTTGTCCATCTGGCATCCCCAGCGCCCATCTTCATACCTGACGCTGGGCAGGAGCTGACGCAACAACCATACATGAAAACCTGAGCgatctccccaccccaccccacccccacccccggctgtgtgtgtgtgggggggggtgccACCCGagcctccacctcccaccccggGGCGGCGCCTGGGTCCCGCCGCCTCACCCAGCAGCTCGATGGCCTTGGTGGTCCCGTACACGTCCATCACGGCCCAGAGCGGGGCGCCCGTGAGCACACCCTTGCGCAGCAGGAGCCTGGGGCCCGCGTTGACCGTGGCGAAGAGCCGGCCGCGCCGGGTCACCCAGAAGCGGACTACGTCCCCGGCCAGCGCGCAGCCCTCGGGCAGCACGGccgcccacgtcgggctctgctGCTCCAGGTCCGGGCACACGAAGGGCGGCAGGCTGGGCGCGGACACCCGCGCGGGGTCCAGGCGCGTGAAGCCCACGCGGAGCCCGCCGCACCAGCCGCTCTCGTGCCGCAGCACGCGCAGCGCCACCCGCTCGCCCGGCCGCACCGGCCGCTGGCTGAACACGATGCCGTCGTGGAACGTGGCGCGCCTGCGCGCGGTGCTCCCGCGGGCGTCCAGCCGCACCTGCGCGCCCTTGGCCTCCAGGTGGAAGCGGAGGGTCTCCCGCGGCGCCTTGGGGTCTGCGGGGAGGCGGGGCAGAGTCAGCGCGGCCCGGGCCGGACCACCCGCTCGGCCGAgtcctctgccccccgccccgccccgccccgccccgcccccattCAGGGGACCTCGGGAGAGCTGATGAAGCCTGAGGAGGAACCTGCTTTGCGTGCCTGGGGTGCGAGTTCCATCGCGAAATTCAGATGCTGTAAAAATGAAAGGAACCCCTGCCCGTGCTGGCTCTCGATACCTGGTAATGGTTATTGGCATTAAGTAGAGCAGGTTTTAGAACAGTAGCTATAATATGATCCAGGTTTTGTTCGAcacatatatgtttaatatacacatatattatgtttaatatgcacatatatattctATCTGTATCTAGAAACAATCTGAGAGGAGACGGGCTTGCTAATTGTGCTTAGCTTGTGGAGATGGGTCCTGGTATTGGTGCTGTTTTCCTCTCTGTCTGACTTTATGGTTGTCCCACAGAGAACCTGCACCATATTGTGAAGGCCATGGTCCACAGAGAGGGTGACTCCCTTTTCCTaggagagaaaggaatccaatGGCTCCTGCACAAGGGGAGGTAGCGGGAGGAGGCATAGGCTGGAGAGGGAGTCCCAGGTCTGCCGCCCAGAATCCTGGACTGGGCCAGCCAAGCCCCAGGGCTGGGTTTTACAATCAGGGGACTTCCCAACCCCACTCCACTTGGCAGCTGGGAGGGGAAGTTCCCTCCTGGGCAGCCCTTCCTCTCAAGCCTCAGGCCTGAGCCTGGAGGAAGCTGGTGAGCTTCCTGCACTGAGCCAGTGCTacgcctctcctctctctcctccccccctcccctcctgtcctGCTCTTTCTGGGTTGGAAGATGGAAGCTGGAAATGGAAGGGAATTCCATTGGAACTTGAACTAGACCCCAACCCAAAAAGcaggcccctgccctcctggatcTTACCAGTTTTCCCAGCCACACTTCTCTGACTACTCACAAGCCTGCAAGATTCCAGAAGGTCAGAAGGAGGAGAGGCTAAATCTGGTCAGGTACAAGGGATACCCTTGAGGTGATAGGGAATCTGTCTCTGATGGATTCAGGCCAAAGGCAAGCCTACCATGGTTCTCTCACATGAGGCATTAGGGACAAGCACTCACTGTGGCCTTGGGGACCTCTGAACACGCTCATAGGGCCTTGCTATCCAAGTTCACTCCTCCCTCACCCAAGCCCCCTGCACAACGTTCATCCCCTTCTGGAATATCttcatctctcccttccttcctgatGGTCTGCCCAGATGCCTTTTCCTGGAGGCTTTGCACAAACAAGGGAGAGTCCCTGGATAGGCATAGACAGTGACCAGGAGCCAGAGTCAAGGGCCCTGACATCGTATGGATTGTCTTTGGGCCCACTGCAGAGTCGCTGAGGAATCCAGAAGGCTCTATGGAGGGCAGCCAGGACTGATACCCAGATGCTAATTGCTGTTGCCTACTGCCTCTCTTGGTACAGGTCTCCTTATCCACCAATGGGATCAATATGTTTGGCCTGCCAAGGACCTGCCTAGAGATCCTAAATGTGAGGAGTTAACTACCCCCTGAGACAGGTGTCACAACTTTTGGatgtctcccctccccaccccacaccccgaGGCTGATTCAAAGAGAATCTTTGCAGTAAGTCTCTTGGAATCTAAgtgactgagggtcagccctctGCTCTGCAAGGACGTCCCTGGATCTTTATTATCCTCCTGGCCACCCCTCCAGCCATCAAAGCCCTTGGGTGCCAGGCACGCATTACCCCTTACAGCTTCTTTCACTCCTCCCACAGCCTGAAGGGAAGCACTCAGAAGGAACTGAGTTTGGGGTGGTTCTGCACATCTCCACAGTGAGGAGCAGAGGAGCCGgagcccagctcctgcccctgcACTCCTACGCTGCCTCCTTTGTGGCACTGCCATGACCTGGAATCCAAAACACAGTTGCCACAGTAGCAGCTACAGTGGCTTGGTCCCCACCCTCCTTACCACCTTCTTTCCCACGGAGCTCTGGGTGCTACCTGCTACTTCTGTGTGAGGCTTCTGTGCCCCTGGGGAGCCAAGGGCTGAGACTCCAGGCTCTCTGCCTGGGAGGGAGCGGGGCTCTGAGATGCAATCCTGGTGTCTGGTGGTAAAAGACCAGGCTCTCCATCCCCTGTCCTGGATGCTAAGGGAACACTGTGCTTTCAGGTGAGGCTCTCAGAGAACTATTGTGCCTGGCAACCTTTTGGTTTGTGCTTCTAGCAGTCCCGTAAGCTTGTGGGCAGGGTGAGTTGCATTGGCCCTGGCCTGCAGATGAAGGAACTGAAGCCCTAGGGGAAAAGTGATTCTCCCAAGGTTCCACAGCCTCCCCTCTCATTCTTGCATCCCCGGTCTAGGGACCAAGCTTGGGGCTCCCACTTACCAGCCTCGGAGCAGAGCTGGGCTCCCATCAGCCTGGGGTCCTCGGGCACAGGTCCCTGGGTCTGGAAGGAATTGTCTGGAGAAGACCAGTGGACAGGTTTCCAAAGACTCAGCAGGTCCCCTCGTTATGGGCAGGATCATGTTACAAGGTTGATGATTAATTAGATGTGGCTGTCACGAGTTATGATACCCAGGGAATTTCCTGATGACTGCGCCTGGCTCACAGCAGAACTGCCACAGCTGGCCGACCGACGGAAAGGAAGCAGGGACTCGGGAGATGGCCTGAGTAGGATTTAGGATAGACTCCCTCACTTCTGACCAGCTGTTCTGAGCCCCACTGTGCGTTATGATCGCCTGAGGCACATTAGTAAGTACTTATGCCCAGACTGCTCCCAGAGACTCTGATTGCAGTGGCCTGGGGGTCGGGGGTGGTCCAGCATCAGTCATTTTTAAAGGCACCCAGGATGATTCTAATGCACAGTCAGGGTGGAGATTCTACTGCTACAGACCCGGGCACACAGGCGGTGCCTAATCAGTGTTGCTGAAGTGGACTGAATTGAATTAGCTGCATCCCAGGACCTATGAAGTTGCCCCAGCCCTGGGtcttaggcagagggaaaaggagaaaatcgGGCAGAATGGGAGAGGTCTTGATTGCTCCCCCAACCCTGCTGGAGCTGGAATTCCGCTCTCCAGAATCCGCTGCAAAACACACATAGTCCCACCAGGAGGTCATGCCAAAGGCCTGGCTCCTGGTATGTTGGCTCTGGCTGCGAAGTGAAAGATCTGGGGCATCTGGCCGTTTCCATCTGTAGAGCAATTGACTCTTGATCCtcaggtgatctcagggttgtgagttcaagccttatgTTGGGTGTGgtgtctatttaaaaacaaaacaagtcagaGATCTTTCGCCCTCTCCATTTTTATAGGAAAACTGAGGctagggcagtcccggtggctcagtggtttagcgccaccttcagcccagggcctgatcctggagacctgggatagagtcccatgttgggctacctgcatggagcctgcttctccctctgcctctctctgtttctcatgaataaataagtaaaatttttaaaataataaataaaatgctgattgGCTCAGAAGGTGTAGGACTCTGGCtaagatattccttttttttttttaagattttatttatttattaatgagaggcacagacagagagagaagcaggcttcatgcaagaagcccaataacttgatcctgggtctccaggatcacaccctgggctaaaggcaggcactaaaccgctgagctatccagggatcccctgagatgTTCCATTTCTAACAAGGTGTTTCTATGGAACCCACTTTAGGTGGCAAGGCCTCGGGTTagctcagaggcttgtgagttccctggcccccacccccaggctgagCCCTTCCCAAGACCCCAGATTAAGGCCGTGATCAGTGAGTACTCTGAACTCAGCGAAGGGATACATGTCCCTGGAGCAGTTGGAGACAGTGGTGCTGCTGACCGGGCCAAGGAGGCTGTGGAGATGGGAAAGGATGGAggatctggagacccaggttctgcctcctgtgttttcttgccttcccctgccctccctgggccctggtgtCCCCGTGTGTAAAGCAAGAAGCCAAAATAAGCTGGTCTGTTGGCCCCTCTAGCCCTGACATGCCGTGACTTTAGTCTTGGCAATGGAGAGATGACATCAGTCTGGCCCCAGTTGCCCTCAGAAGATGTTGCCTGGACCCTGGACCTTCTCTTTCACACCACACCCCTGGCCAGGCTCCCTCTGTTTCCCCCTCTAGAAGTAATCTTCCAAAGGCCAAAGGCAAACTGGTGAGAAAAGTCAATAGCAATCACAGCGAGTTCAACGTTGGTGGTTCCAGCTAGTCTAGTCTGAGGTAAAGGCCCCTGCTGGTCCAACCTGAGGGATTCAGGCTTAAGGCATTGCCTTATCTCTGGGCAGTGCTGGGGCCCCaaattccctcctccctcctcccccactctggCTTTACCTGCATCATTGGCTGCCTTGGATAGTGACCAGAGGGCTGGAGCCAGGATCACGTGTTGATAAACCAACCTTATAAAAGAAGTGATTATGGAAGCTTATCAGGGAAATCAGGTCCCCTCAGCCCTGGTGGAAAATTATCTGGCAAGCTGTAGACATCAGGCTACCTGATGCCAATGGCTGATGCGGTATAGTTCCATCTGCAGGAACTCAGGGGGAGTAGGCATTCTGAGGAACTGCCATCCCACCTCGGGCCTGACATCTAAGGCTCAGGGGTGCCCAAGGCAGCACCTCCGTCACACACTCAGTGTTCTAAGTCcagtactgtatttttttaaagcttatatttatttactcatgagagacacacacagagaggcagagacataggtagagggggaagcggacttcctgcagggagcccgatgtgggacttgatcccaggacctcagggtcacaccctgagccaaaggcagacactctaccactaagccatccaggtgccccagaccaATACTGTATTAACTTGCTAATCCTCATggttatttctcaaaaatatctgttcattataatgatccccattttacaaactGGGAAACCGAGGCACAAAGAAGGGAAGCAAGTTGTTCACCATCACAAGTCAGTAAACTTCGAATCAGGACTTGGCCTTGGGCCTCTGTCTCAAGAGAAGTACGTTAACCCCTGTGCTACTGTAACGGAACCAAGCCAATAAAAGCTGACAGAGCTTCTGCAGTAAAGAAAGATAGGCTATTTGTTGGTGTGGCACCAGCCAGGAGAACGCGGGGCTAATGCTTCCAGTCCTGAGTTCCCCGATGGCTTACAAGCCGGGGTTTTTAAACGATGAAAACTCAGGGTCTTGGATCATGCTGATTGATTAGGGATTATGTGGGCTCTGATATTTCCTTTCTTGATGACCCAGCATCTCCCTGACTGTTTGTGGTAAGCTGATGGTTCTGCTTCAGGGCCCTGGTTGTTCCGCTTTAGGGGCCTGGAATTGGGGGTAATTCTCAGCAGATTGCATTACTGCTGTCATCTGTAGAGTACAAGGGCAGAAATCCTACCTCCTGGAACTATCGATAAGATGCAAactagcattattattttttcttgcaaGCATGGCACATTATGTTCGTTCTCGCGGGCAGAAGAGCATCCCACGGACTTTTCGGGATGCAATGTAATCTTATTTCCTGAGGTATTTTTACAGGTCCTTACATCAGTAAGTAAGGGCTCTGGGGCTCTGGTCACAGGCAGCTAGGAGCCATATGTCTGTATCGTGGGATCTGTGGGGGCTTGCTTCCCCTCTGTcactgtgccccccccccatgcctcTTCATTTAGGCCACTTTGTAGCCTTCTGAGCATATAGTGGTCCCTCCCTGTTTGTGCTGACCCCAGAGTAGGAGCTTTATGGATGATTGCTAAAGGGTTACCTGAGTGAGACAGAGGCCACCTCTCGTCGGAGACCTTCTGTCGTGTCCAAGCCACCTACACAGCAAGGCTGTGTGCATGTCTGCTCCAAAGGAGTATGACTGGCCCTTTGGAGGAGGGCAGCCTTCAGACAGTTCTTGAAGCGTCCCCTGGTGGCTATAGTCGGTACTGCAGGATGTGCTGAGCCCCTCAAAGCTAGGAGGGGCACCCCCAGGCAGGGAGGTCAGAAGGCTGAGGCTTCCAAGGCCTCTCCGCCTCCTCTCCTGTCCCCGAGCCCCCTCATAGTCCCTCATCCTTCCCCAGGGTTCCCTCACTGGCAGTCATCCCTCATCATTTGCCCAGGCTGCATCATTTCAAAGGGCTTCCAAAGAAGTGTTTCCTAAGTTGCCTCAAGTGCTCTGAGAAGCTGCTGGACAGCTGTTTCAATACCCACCATACAGCTAAGGAAGCTGAGCGCTTGTCCAGGGTCCAGGCCAACTGTGGTGGAGCAGAAATGGAAAGCCAGTGGAAGCCCAGCCCAATCTGGAGACAGCTAGGCAGCCTGGCCCCTTGTCCCTCCCAccaccagggccctgggacccctACCTTATTACACTTGCCTGTGTTCAGCTGTTCCCCACTGGGTGGAAATCTCAGAGGGCAAGGGGCTGCCGAGCCTAGAAACCAGCCCCTCAATCAGGGCCATGTGCACAGTAGGTGGTCAGCGAGGATTTGTGAGTGCCAAGTAGGGCAGCGTGTCAGTGCCTCCTAACGTTGCTGGTACGCCTACCTAATGACCCAGACATGCCTCTCCTAGGTGAATGCCCAACAGGCTTGGGTGCATTTGTCCACAAAGACCGGTACGTGAATCCTCGGAGCAGTGTTATTCATAACAGCCCCAGactagaaacagcccaaatgtccgtTGTGCTGATGCTCTGACATGCTGCTCAGATCCCGCTTCAGGACTGGAGAACTTCCGTGTGGTCAACTGAGGTTCTTGCCGCAAGGACCATAGAAGATTCAttgcaataaaaacaaagtacTGTTAGCCACAACAACATGGTTAAACCTCACTGATGTGATGTTGACttaagagaaaatgcaaaaagcATCCATTGCATCCCTCTACTTATATGAAGTTGAAGAACAAGCTAAACTAATTTGTGGTGTTAGAAATCAGGACAGTGCTTACCTTTGGGAATTAATGACTGGGAAGAGGGCATAAAGAAGCCTCCAGGGTGCTAGAACCGTCCTCTATCTTGAATTCATCCAGGTGGACTCTCAAACTGAATGTCAATTGTACCTTAATTACATATTGGCTACATTCCCTTCCAGCCCTAAAACTCTGATTCTGAGTAAACTGATGAATGATGGAGTATCCACACTTGGAAAATCCTCCCTAGAAGCCAGAGGGCTTAGCTAGCACTGCCGCCTGGTGGAGAGAAACGGAATTGACTGTGGGTCTGATCCCCCCGGAGGGGAGCGGTTAGGAGACCACGCAGGCTTCCACCTGCATCTTTGGACACTTGTTCCCCTTCCTGCCCACTCAATTCCTGCTGATGAGCCACCCAAAAACTCTGGGAGGCTAGCATATCCTCTGAGTCAATAGCTAGACCCCTACCCTGGGCCTCGGGGTCTGGAAGTCAGGATAGGGAGGCTAGGATGTGCCAGCGAAGCAGCCAGTCCTAGTTAGGCGTGTGCTGTTCCTTCTATCCCGCTGCCCTGTCCAGATATTCCTGGCCCTGATTCTCCTGTGGGCCGAATCCACTGCCACCACTGCCTCGCCCCCCTGGCTCCTGCCTTACCAACACCAGGGAACCTTCCATGTGCGAGTGTGGAGCCTATCAGGGGAGCCAGAGGAAGGAAGCACCCTAGGGGGCCAGTTGGGTGATCAGAGgtaagagaaagggggaggggagaggtttgggtttgttttcctgttttccttctccctgtgtccccatTTCCCCACCCACATCTGTCAGTGAGTCTGTCCTGGAAGTCTCTGGCAGCTGCCCTGGGGGTGGGTgtcatgtctgtgtgtgtgttcaacaaaaatttactgagcacctcctatgtgtcaagcactgtaCCAATTTCTCTAGAAATTGGAGAAAACTCACTTCTTGTCCCTCAGTCAATTCAAATACACCTTGATACTCTGAAAGGACCAAACTGAGGCTGGGAAAACCATGGCTTCAGCAGGGGGTTGTTACACCCAGAGAATGGGTGAAGGTTTTGTGGAGTAACAGACATTAAAACTGATTAACTGCAGGggtgcccagatggctcagtggttgagcatctgcctttggttcaggtcgtgatcctggagtcccaggattgagtcccacatcaggcttcctgcatggtgcctgcttctccctttgcctatgcctctgcctctctctgtgtgtctctcgtgaataaataaaatcttaaaaaaataaaaataaaaaataaaattgatacttGCAACCTAATTAGGACTTCAacagcaagaaaggaaagaaaggcattCCAGGAAGGAAGAACCACACATGCACACGTAGAAATGTAATTGTGCACATTGCTATCTGGTTGTATCATGTAAGATCAGGATTGCCTCTGTATCACCGAACATCCAAAAGAATAGTGACTTAAAGAAGACCTGTTCACTTCTTTTTCACGtaaaaaaagttgaaagtagaCAATCTAGGGTAACCATGACAGCTCTATGGTCATAAGGAGCCCAAGATTCTCTCTACTTTTCTGCTCCACCATTCTAGCACTGGCCTCCATACTCAAGATTACTTTAGGGACCAAAAGGACTGCTGGGGCTCCAGCCAGCACATCAGCATTCCAGGTAGCAGGAAGGAGAAAGACCCAAAAGGGCATTCCTCTCAGCTAAGTCAACTCCCTATAAGCTGACTCGTTGGAAGGTTTATGTAACATTTACATTGACATTTCATTGGCCTGAATTTTGTCATGTGGCCACAACTAGCTGCAAGGGAAACTGAGGAATGTGGTCTCTATTGGGGGAGCTGCTAAAAATCAGGGTTCTCTtgtgaaggaagaaggagaaaatgcaGATTAGGTAGGCCATAAGCCCTATCTAGCCCAGTGGTAGAGTGGAACGCTGGTCCTCCAGAGTGTGGGCAGAGCTCGCAGCAAGGACCTAGATTACACTAGCCATGCTCAGGAGGGCTTGGACTTGATTCTGTAGAAAACGGAATTGCTGCAGGATTCTGAGCAGGAGCCTTGGGTCTGGGCCTGGAACAATTCACTCTGGGGAAAGATCCATCAGGCAGAGGAGCCGCAGAGGGTTGAACACAGGTGCAGAGCATCAGGAGTGATGGGTTGGGGCGGCAAGGAGGAGGCAGTGCAGGGCTGAAGAGGGTACAACAGGAGAGCCGAAGTCAAGCCTGGCAACAGTGGGAGGTGATGCCAGCTTCCCAGGGAGGGACACTCACCTGCTGAGAGCAAGTCTGGGAAGAGATCTGAGTCTAAGGCAGCTGTGAGCCATCAAGTCAGGGGGCCCAAGGGCACCTAGGAATCCAGGTGGAAGCTTGGGGAAGAGGAAGGTCTGGGCATGCAGATCTGGGAGTTGCCAGTCGTATAATGATGGATGAGATCAGTGGGGCAGGGGTGCCCAGCTGTTGAGCTGGAGGAATGGGATGGACTCTCCAGAGTTACTAGGGAGGGAAGACAACAGAGTGGGCAAGTAC
This region of Vulpes vulpes isolate BD-2025 chromosome 8, VulVul3, whole genome shotgun sequence genomic DNA includes:
- the NEURL3 gene encoding E3 ubiquitin-protein ligase NEURL3; its protein translation is MGAQLCSEADPKAPRETLRFHLEAKGAQVRLDARGSTARRRATFHDGIVFSQRPVRPGERVALRVLRHESGWCGGLRVGFTRLDPARVSAPSLPPFVCPDLEQQSPTWAAVLPEGCALAGDVVRFWVTRRGRLFATVNAGPRLLLRKGVLTGAPLWAVMDVYGTTKAIELLDPTASAFPSTMPRAVGDETLQPEATAGEGCIICFHHAANTCLIPCGHTHFCSYCAWRVFRDSAKCPVCRWEIKTMVPVRGPPTPRTGEGLLMRMADWV